The sequence GCTCAGGGTATGAGCAACTACGCGCTGGAAGTCCATTACGGCGACGGCGAGCCGCCGGTCCGAATCGAGTTGCCTGGCTACCCGGCCGCGGAGGCGGAAATAGCCCGCGAAGCGCTCATCCAGGAGATCGAGCACGCAGTGGAAATCGAGGCACCGCTGATGACCTGGGCTCCGGACAACTCCGACCAGGCGGCCGGAGCGGAGATCGATCCAGCAAAGGTAACCAGCGTCGACCTCATCGACGCTGAGCACTAACTACGCACCGCGGACCGGATCGGCTCGACCTGTCGAATCCGGCGGCTCTCGTTCGTGTAGTGGGTAGCGCCGGCCCCACCGGCCGGCCGACTACATCCCGACGAATCGAGGAGGCGCCATGTCCGAGCCGAAGGTGCTGCTGAGCGGCCTAGGAATACCCGAGTCGCCCCGCTGGCACGACGGCCGACTCTGGTTCTGCAACTGGATCGACCGGCAGGTGGTGGCCGTCGACGTCACCGGCCGGCGGGAGGTCACATCCGTACGGGCAGGACGGCCGATGGGGTATTCCATCGACTGGTTGCCCGACGGCAGGCTGCTGGTGACCGGAGACAAACTGCGCCGCCAAGAACCGGACGGGTCGATGTTCACCGTCGCCGAGCAACCTGCGAACGAAATCGTCGTTGACGGGCGCGGCAACATCTATCTCAATGGCGCGGACTTCAACTTCGCGGGTGGCGAGGCACCCAAGCCTGGCTACATCAAGCTCGTCGCGCCGGATGGGCAACTACGTCAGGTCGCTGACGAAATCGAATTCCCCAATGGCATGGTCATTACGCCTGATGACCGAACGTTGATCATCTCCGAGTCGTTCGCCGGCCGGCTCACGGCGTTCGATATCGACGCGGACGGAGGGCTGTCCAACCGGCGAGTCTTCGCCGACCGTCTCGGCCCCGATGGCATCTGCCTGGACGTCGAGGGCTCGGTCTGGGTCTCCACGGGCGGGTCCTCGATCGTCCGCGTCGCCGACGGCGGCAAAGTCCTGCAACGCGTGGAACTGCGCGAGAACCGAGCGCCGTTCGCCTTGATGCTTGGCGGCCCGGACCGG is a genomic window of Mycobacteriales bacterium containing:
- a CDS encoding SMP-30/gluconolactonase/LRE family protein, which encodes MSEPKVLLSGLGIPESPRWHDGRLWFCNWIDRQVVAVDVTGRREVTSVRAGRPMGYSIDWLPDGRLLVTGDKLRRQEPDGSMFTVAEQPANEIVVDGRGNIYLNGADFNFAGGEAPKPGYIKLVAPDGQLRQVADEIEFPNGMVITPDDRTLIISESFAGRLTAFDIDADGGLSNRRVFADRLGPDGICLDVEGSVWVSTGGSSIVRVADGGKVLQRVELRENRAPFALMLGGPDRRTLFIMTAEWRSSDSITANLQRLTDGPRTGEILTLPVSVAGTGRP